In Musa acuminata AAA Group cultivar baxijiao chromosome BXJ3-11, Cavendish_Baxijiao_AAA, whole genome shotgun sequence, one DNA window encodes the following:
- the LOC135652495 gene encoding probable WRKY transcription factor 14: MRDYIWQRMENDQGELADVVRAGGWVGASSTAFPASDWQLPSEPVVFPPASIKDSSSDLGDPFMKLCDPLIDELSGIEFFKSRETMAGQVKMVMKERDCGDGGGFISQKLLMGGGIKKPFDITSPEGDKSSPLSPVMAGEMMKVSSGAVGCLGDDGGGGQQISSSLEQGVKRRKNEAKKVVCIPAPAAACGRPGGEAVPCDLWAWRKYGQKPIKGSPHPRGYYRCSSSKGCSARKQVERSRTDPDMLVITYTYEHNHPWPTQRNALAGFARSQTSKNCSTRNLKEEPKETTRCSAASVKQEVKEVVDKANDQAFYRSREPLISEQYHPDNFFTDMSVLEADTVNLIFSKELTETKPEENGDKALDPFNMFY; encoded by the exons ATGCGTGACTATATCTGGCAAAGGATGGAGAATGACCAAGGAGAGCTTGCCGACGTAGTCCGCGCCGGTGGGTGGGTCGGAGCTTCGAGTACTGCCTTCCCGGCCAGCGACTGGCAGCTCCCTTCAGAGCCCGTGGTCTTCCCACCCGCATCGATCAAGGACTCGAGTAGCGACTTGGGCGATCCTTTCATGAAACTTTGCGACCCCCTCATCGACGAATTATCCGGCATCGAGTTCTTCAAGAGCAGAGAAACAATGGCAGGGCAGGTCAAGATGGTCATGAAGGAGAGGGACTGCGGTGATGGTGGTGGATTCATATCTCAGAAGTTGCTAATGGGTGGGGGGATTAAGAAGCCTTTTGATATCACCTCGCCAGAAGGAGACAagtcttctcctctctctccggTAATGGCTGGGGAGATGATGAAGGTAAGTAGTGGTGCAGTAGGATGCTTGGGAGACGATGGTGGTGGAGGACAACAGATCTCATCGTCGCTCGAGCAAGGTGTCAAACGGAG GAAGAACGAAGCGAAGAAGGTAGTATGTATTCCAGCTCCTGCAGCAGCATGTGGTAGGCCTGGTGGAGAGGCTGTGCCTTGTGATCTATGGGCTTGGAGAAAGTATGGCCAAAAACCAATCAAGGGATCTCCTCATCCTAG GGGCTATTACAGATGTAGCAGTTCCAAAGGATGCTCGGCGAGGAAACAGGTAGAGCGTAGCCGAACCGATCCCGACATGTTGGTAATCACATACACATATGAACACAACCACCCATGGCCTACGCAGCGTAATGCGCTTGCTGGCTTCGCAAGATCTCAGACATCAAAGAACTGCTCTACTCGCAATCTAAAGGAAGAGCCTAAGGAAACAACAAGATGCAGTGCTGCTTCAGTGAAACAAGAGGTTAAAGAGGTAGTCGACAAGGCCAATGATCAAGCATTCTATAGAAGCCGCGAGCCCCTCATCTCGGAACAATACCACCCCGACAACTTCTTCACAGATATGTCGGTGTTGGAGGCCGACACAGTGAATCTCATCTTCTCAAAGGAGCTTACCGAAACAAAGCCAGAGGAGAATGGAGACAAGGCCTTGGATCCATTCAACATGTTCTATTAG